The Arthrobacter burdickii genomic interval CATCCGCGCAGCCCTCGACGCCCTCGCGGACCTCGGACGGCCGCGGATCGTGCGCCTCGCCGTCCTCGTGGACCGGGGCCACCGCGAACTCCCGATCCGCGCCGACCACGTCGGCAAGAACCTCCCCACGTCGTCGCGGGAACGTGTCCGGGTCCACCTGGCGGAGATCGACCTGATCGGCGGCTCCGCGGTGAACGAGGTCGTCATCGAGGACCGCCCGTGAAGCACCTGCTCAGCACCCAGGACCTCTCGGCGAGGAACGCCCTGCGCCTGCTGGACGTCGCCGAGGAGATGGCGGCCGTGGGGGAGCGCGAGATCAAGAAGCTCCCCGCCCTGCGCGGACGCACCGTGGTGAACCTCTTCTTCGAGGACTCCACGCGCACGCGCATCTCGTTCGAGGCCGCCGCGAAGCGCCTGTCCGCCGATGTGATCAACTTCGCGGCGAAGGGCTCGTCGGTGTCCAAGGGCGAGTCCCTGAAGGACACCGCGCAGACCCTCGAGGCAATGAGCGCCGACGCCGTGGTGATCCGCCACCCGGCGTCCGGTGCGCCGGCCCGGCTCGCCGCGTCGGGCTGGATCGATGCCGCTGTCGTCAACGCCGGCGACGGCACCCACGAGCACCCCACGCAGGCCCTGCTCGACGCCTTCACGCTCCGGCGGCACTGGGCGCAGCTCGGCGGCAGTCCCTCGGCGGGCAGCACCCTCGCCGGCATGAAGGTCCTGATCGTCGGCGACGTCCTCCACTCGCGGGTGGCCCGCTCCAACGTGTGGCTCCTGACCACGCTCGGCGCGGAGGTCCTCCTCGCGGGTCCGCCCACGCTGCTCCCGGTGGGCGTCGGTTCCTGGCCGTGCACGGTGTACTACAACCTCGACGACGCCCTCGCGCAGCGGCCCGACGCCGTGATGATGCTGCGCCTCCAGGCCGAACGCATGAACGCGGCGTTCTTCCCCTCGACCCGCGAGTACTCGCGACGCTGGGGATTCGACGACGGGCGCCTCGCCCTGCTCGACACGATGGGCCTCGACGACACCGTGATCATGCACCCCGGCCCCATGAACCGCGGGCTCGAGATCTCCTCGGCCGCTGCCGACTCACCCCGCTCCACCGTCCTCGCCCAGGTCCGCAACGGCGTCTCCGTGCGCATGGCGGCGCTCTACCTGCTGCTCTCGGGTGACCAGCACGACGAGCCGGACGACGACCTGCAGGACCGCCAGCCTGCCACGACACCGGAAGGCCGTACCCCGTGACGACGAACACCAGCGACTCCACCCGCTCCACCTCCGAATACCTCATCCGGAACGCCTCGATCCTGGGCGGCGCCCAGCAGGACCTCCTCGTCCGCGACGGCATCATCGCCGCCGTCGGGCAGGCCGCCGCGGCGGAGGCCTCCGAGGGAGCCGTTCCGATCGAGGCCGACGGCCTCGTCGCGCTGCCCGGCATGGTGGACCTCCACACCCACCTCCGCGAGCCGGGCCGGGAGGACGCCGAGACGGTCGAGACCGGCTCCCGGGCCGCGGCGCTGGGCGGCTTCACCGCGGTCCACGCCATGGCCAACAGCTCGCCCGTGGCCGACACTGCAGGCGTCGTCGAGCAGGTGTACCGCCTGGGCCTCGCG includes:
- a CDS encoding aspartate carbamoyltransferase catalytic subunit, yielding MKHLLSTQDLSARNALRLLDVAEEMAAVGEREIKKLPALRGRTVVNLFFEDSTRTRISFEAAAKRLSADVINFAAKGSSVSKGESLKDTAQTLEAMSADAVVIRHPASGAPARLAASGWIDAAVVNAGDGTHEHPTQALLDAFTLRRHWAQLGGSPSAGSTLAGMKVLIVGDVLHSRVARSNVWLLTTLGAEVLLAGPPTLLPVGVGSWPCTVYYNLDDALAQRPDAVMMLRLQAERMNAAFFPSTREYSRRWGFDDGRLALLDTMGLDDTVIMHPGPMNRGLEISSAAADSPRSTVLAQVRNGVSVRMAALYLLLSGDQHDEPDDDLQDRQPATTPEGRTP